The nucleotide sequence TGTTGCAGGTCATCACCAGGCAGCGATTTCGGCGCCACCATCATCAGTGTGACGGGGTTGATTTCACCGATGCTGAAATGATTTCGCAGCGCCGCCATGCCCCGCGTCGTGACACTTTTGGCGCCCAATTGGCCGCTCATGTCATACGTCACATCGCTTTCGTGGACGTATCCGTATCCGGCAGGGATCAACAGCAACACCATGCCGATTCCCAGCGTCATCGCGGGTGCCCGAGTCAACATCAACGCGATTTGGCTCCAGGTTCGCGATTTGACCCCACCAGATTCTTTCCAGCTTCCCGACAGCGTCAGCGTCGGCATCCGATTCTCGGTGATCTTCATCGGCCAGAACGCGATCGGGCCGATCCAGTACAAAATGGCGGGCGTCAGTGATAGACAGACCAACAAGGCGATGAACAGACAGACGGCGATCACCGGGCCGGTCGACTGAAACTTGCCGAAGTCTGCAAACGCCAATGTTCCCAAGCCAACAATGGTCGTCAACGCGCTACCAAGAAGTGCACCGGAGACGTTGCTAAGTGCGCTGGCACAGGCTTTGGGCCACGATCGGATCGTGGATTCTTCCCGCAGACGTGCGATCAAGAACAGACAATAGTCCGTCCCGGCACCGAACAGAATGACGACGATAAAAATTCGACTGGTGGTGAAGATCCGCAAATCCGGAAGCGGCAATGCTCCGGTGGCCGACAATGACGCAAGGTGTGTCATCGTTCCACTGGCCACCACCAAAGCAACGCCGATCGAAACGATTGGAATCATGACCAGCAGCGGCGATCGATACACCAGCGTTAACAACACCAGGATCATTCCCACGGTGAACCATTCCGTATAGCGAATGGCATCGCGCGACGCGGACAGCGTTTCGCCACCAATGGCGGCGGACCCGGTCAAATGCAACCGTACGCCTGGTTCGACGAAGCGATCACTGTAGGCAACGGTGTTCCGAATCAGATCGCCGGCCGCTTCAAAGGTAGCGATATTCGATGTGCTGGCCAATTCGGTCGACAAGCGACCGACCACCAATCGGGCCTGGTCGGTCCGCAGCTTGCCGCCGACCAACGAATCATTCCAGGACCAGATGTCGATCAGATGATCCCAGCCGTCAATGTCACGCTCGGCGATCGGACGCGTTTCGGTGGCGATCGTGGGACAGAAGACCACCGCGGCTTCGACATCACGGGCGATCGCGTCATCAGGTTCGTGCAGCGATCGCAGCAGGTTACCACGGTCCCAGTAGGCGATCGCCATGCGTGGTTCGGTCGGTGTGGGCGACGTGTCGGGAACCGATTCACTGATCGCGTCATAGAACGCTTCGTCGGTACGAATGGCTTCATCCAATGCCGCCCGCGTCAGCGCAATCCAGGACGCATAAGGCTGGTCGGGGTCCGTCGGCCCGGATTCATACCCATAGCGGATGGCCCGCTGCCAACTGGCTTCGGCCAACCGATGATAAAGACGCCGCAGCAGGTCGAGACCCAAGATCTCGTCTTGCTTGGTCAGTTCACCATCATCACGACACAGCAGAAAGACCAACTGGCTGCGACTACGTTCGCCCGGGAACGCCTGATTCAACAAGCGGCCACCGGCCACGCTGGTCAGATCAGCCGGCAGATAATCAAAATCGCCGTCCAGCGCGACCCGGTCCCAAGTCGGAGCCGTCGATCGGACCGCAACCGCCAGAGCGATCCAAAATAGGACAATCCACTTGTGGTATCGCACCACCCAAGTGGTCCATCGACGCGGTGTGGCGGTCGGCATTGGGTCGGCAGAGGTCTCGAGAACAGCGGCCCTATGGAACAATACGTTTTGACCAGAGATCCGTTCAAGGCATAAGCGTCGAACAAAAGGCCCGTCAAAACGCCACGATACGGGCAAGTATGTCGCGCGGGAGCCTGAAACGCGAGAGCGGGAACGGATCGGCGGCGAACCCCCGGGACACGCCCATCCGACTTGGCCGACGACGACGAATCCGTCTTTCGCAACGTATCGGTGTCGACGTGCGGATCAATTCCGCAGATATCCCTGTGCCGCGGCCGGATTGAACGGACGACCATTGCCGCCCCGTCGGGGGCCACGTTCGACGCCGCCATTGGCCGGACGGTTGTCGTTGTCGTTCCCTTCGCGATCGGAGCCGTCCAATCCAAACGCCTCGAGTGCTTGTTGCAGCGACTGACCGCTCAGGTTGCCACCGATCCGCAGGACTTCCACGTCGCCGCCGGGTTGAGCCGCTTCGTCCAGTTGCCGAACCATTTCTTCCATCAGTTCCAACAGTGATTTACCCTCGGCGCTGATCAACAACGTGTTGCCGATTTCGTCGATGCCGAACGACAACTTGCCTTTGAAACTGTATCCACCGCCACCGCTATCTTGACCGCTTTGCGAATCCGTCAGACCTCCGCCACCACCGTTTTCGTTGCGTTCCTGGTTTTCGTCCTGGCGTCCGTTTTTGGCGTTGTTCTTGGCGCCGAACGCTTTGTCGTTTCCGCTAAGCAGGTCGCGATAGGCGTCCTTTAAAGTCTGGGCGATCGTTTCGGCGCGACCGTATTGAATCTTCACCAGCTTGGTAAAGCGGGCACGCGAATCATCAACCGGTTCGGGAACATCCCACAGTTCGACCAGTTCGCGGATCGTTCGCAGTTGACTGGGTGTTGCACCGGAGACGACCAGCGTGTTGGTTTCGATGTTGTAGACAAATTTCAAACGGCTGCCGGCCGCCAATCCGGACGGCTTGTCGCTTGACGAATTGCTGTCATCGTAGAACCAGTATCGATAGAAACGATCCGCGTCCGATTCCTCTTCCTCTTCGGTGGCAAAGTAATCTTCCAAGTCGATCGTGATCATGCTTGCGCGGGCATGCTTCAGGTGAAAGACGACATATTCACGCTGGGGCGGACGAATCTTCAGCATCAATTCTTCCAGCGAATCCAATGCATCGGTGTCATTACTGCGAAGCACCAAATTACCGTCGTCATCGACGATGATGTCGATCGGTGTTTCGTCGGCATCCGCATCTTTGGCGGCTTGTGCCTCCACGCTGCGACGGATTCGATCACGAAACTGGCGATCGAAGTCTTCCATCGATTGGATCGTGTCGCTCAGTGGCGGTTCGGTGGTTTCGTTTTCGTTGCTGGCGATTTCATTCTCGGTGACCAAGAACTGTCCCTGAACCGTTGAAACGCCGGTCGTCAGGTTGGATGCGGCGGGCTGTGCCAGCGGTTCGACGGGTTGGCCTTCGTCTGAATCGGGTGAATCGTTTTCACCGTTCTTTGACTTCGATTCATCGTCCGCGGATTCGTCGGACGTTTCGTCGTTTTCGGCCTGGTCTTTGCCGTCCGGATTTTCATCGTCGCTGCCGTCATCGGCATCGGATGATTCGTCGGGATCGGAGATCGGGCTAGTGAAATTTTCTTCATCCGGCAGACGAATCTCTTTGCCCGTCATTTGCTCGAATTGCGACTTCAGACGCTGAAGGTATTCATAGGTTTCTGGGGTCGAAGCCGCTTCGACGACGCGGAACGTTTCGCGATTGCCACCGGGCGGCGGTAGTTCACCCAGCTTGACCAACAGCGAACGGACTTCATTCATTTCATTTTCGTTGGCCCACAACAAGACTTGGTTGTATCGGGCGTTGGGAGCGACGCGGAATTGATCCGCTTCTTTCTTGTCGTCACCGCCACCGCCGCCATAACCGTAGTAGTAATAGCGGCGCGATTGGTTGTCGTCGTCGTCCTCCTCTTCCTGTCCCATCAGAAAGGCGATGCTTTCGGCGACCTCTTCGGCGGCCAGACGGCGCAACTGCAGCACCTCAAAGCGTCGACCACTGCCGTCCAATTGGTCGATCAGTTCTTTGACGATGAAACGATCCACCGCGGCACCGGAAACGATCACGGCCGAGTTGTCGGTGTCCACGCGGATGTGAGTCTTGGGTTGCAAGACGTTCATCTCCGTGACGATATCGATCAGCTTTTCGGCATCCAACGATTTCAAGCGAAAGGCTTGCACACGCGATTTGATGTCGTCCAGCGTTTGAAATGAATCGCTGGGAACATCAATTCGGCGGACGAATTCAGTGGCGGTTGCGATCTTGTCGCGAGGTCCACGAATCAGCACGCTGTTTTGACGGGTGTTGGCAACGATACTGATTTCCGTTTCCTTCTTAGCCGCCGGCGGTTTGTTGCCGTTTTGTTGCTGCATCCGCTGCATCATCTGCATTTGCTGGGGAGTCATCGGGGCGGACGATTTTTCTTCGACGCCCAAGAATTCTTCCAGCATCTGTTTGGCTTCTTCGGCTGGGATGTGCACCAAGCGAAATTCGGGGGCCAACGCGTCACGGCTGGCCACGTCACGTTCTTGTTGCAGCAGTTCGGCGATCTGACGCAGATTGATTGCCGCGTCCATGGCTTCGATGCGATTGGTGGTTGTCAGCGCGGTCAGACGGCCGTTGCTGCTGATCATCGGCTTCAATTCTTCGGCCAGCTTCTCGGATGACAGCCAACCGACATCCATCAGTGCGCGAACAAACGTGTGTGGCTGAAGCGAATCCAAATCCGATTCTTCCACGCGGCGCACCATGCCAGGATTGATGCTCTCGGTTTTGACGACCGTGATGCCGCCGTCCAATTCCAACAGCGTGTAACCGCGTGCCAACAAGTGACGGTTGAAAAGGTCACGTGTTTGGTCGACGGTGTATCGACCGGGCGAAGCCAAGTTGACTCGATCCGCCGGCAACTCTTGCCAATCCAATGGTTGTTCGGAGATCTCCGCAAGCCACTGAATCAAGTCGACCCAAGGTTGGTTGCGAAATGCAAAAGCGACTTTGCCGTCGGGTCCGACACCGACCTTCAATTCTTCCGGGTCGGCTTCTTTGCCGTCCAAGGTTTCGCGTCGGATGACTTTGGGATCTTCGGGTTTTTCTGCGGATGCATCGCCCGCTTTCTCATCCGCATTCTTGGCGTCTTTGCCTGGTGGACCGGGTTGTGGACGTCCCGGCGGTCCGCCCGGTGCGCCTTTGGGAGCCCCCGGCCCAGCGGTGGCGACGGCAACGGGGCCCGACGGAGTTTGAACGATTGCCTGGGGCTGGGCCCAAGCCGGACCGGCGAACAGCCAGAGGAAACCGACACCCAACGAAAGTTGCCATCGGTGGGAATTCAGACACCGCGCGTCAGTCAGGTGTCGGGTCTTTGTTCGGCATCGTGCGCGTGTTCGGCAAACGCCGAAAGTCATTGGTTCGAACACGATAGCGCTCGCTGAGACGACGGGTGGGATAAGCAGAGGAGTCACTCGGGGGACTCTCAGTATGCCCTCCTGCACCGGCCGATTCAAACAAATGACTCAAACATCGGTGGGACCCTACTTCCAGGTCTCTGGTGGTGGAATGAAGGGGTCCAACGACGAAAGCGAGGATCCATCGTTCTTTGCGGCGAACAAATATCCAAGCTTGGCAATGGTTTGCGCCGCTTTGTTCAGAGATTCACGGTTGTTCAGTTTCAATTGAACGCCATCGAAGACTTTCAGGCTGGCGGCGACATACGGGTCGTCGATTTTTTCGCTGACACTGCGAAGACGTTTGGCCGCACGGGCCGTTCGACCGGCTGCGGTGACCCCGTATTTGGCTTTCTGGGTCGCCTGGGCTGTCGCCGTCAAACTGGCTTCCAGATCGGCCAGCATTCCGGCGACGAACATGACGCGCAATCGTTTCACGTCGCTCGTTTGATTGTGTGCACCGTCGGATCGAACAAAGTTGTGACGGATGCTTCCCTGGCTCCATGCAACAAATTCAAAGTCTTCGCTGCCGGCGGAATGACCGCCGACGTTGACCAGTTCTTCGTCGGCGGTGGTATGACAGCGGTAACAACTTTGGGCGACCAAATAGACGTTGTCCGGATTCCGCATTCCCGCGGCGATGCTGCGGCGCAGTCGTTCGGCGCGATGAGCGGGTGATTCACTTTGCCGTGTCGTTTCGGGGCTGCCGTAATCGTGATGGATGTCCAGCCATTGCTTTGCGGCCGCATGGCATGATTCACAGGACACCCCGGCGATGGCCGCCAAAGACCCTTGGTCGGTTTGTTGTTGGGTGTAGTGACAGGCGACGCAACGTCCATCGTGTTTGATGCTGCGCAGTTTCAAGTTGCGGGCGATCTGACGTGCCTCGGGACGACGATGCAATTCGTCAAAGGTCGTCGCGTGGGGTGTTTTCTTCCAGACGTTGATTTCGTTCGCGTGGCATTTCACACAGGCATCGTTGCCCAACACGTGGGCCGGATCGGCGGGACGTGCATGCAGCAGCAAATCGAAATCACCCCGAGACGATCCGCCCGACGACGCATCGGATGTTCGGGTGGCGGGGCCGGCCGCGTCGGCAACGGCCAGACTGGCGACCCAGATCAAAAACACAAGGATGACGCGCAACATGAGATTCGGAGGGCAAAACCGGGCGGACGAATTTGAGCAATCGTTGCAAACGGAACCCTCCGCAAGCATGCGGCGTTCGCGACGCAACTCCTTGCAACCCTAGGTCACCCTGGGCCGTCACGACGAGATTTTCCCTGGCGCGTTGACGGATCGGCGTTCAGGCGGCGACGGCTTTCGCGGTGGTGTCGGTATCGACCGCGGTGGACGAACCCGAATCCTTTTCGCTCGACGCGGTGTAATGAAACTGTGCTTCTTCGGGATCGAAACGCTGTTCCAGATCCAGCAGTTTTGCTTCGACCTGTTGAATGATTTCGCGTGCCGACAGCCCGTCTGACGGATCGATCGGTTCGCCGGCGTAGATGTCGATCGTGCAAAACGGCATCGGGATCTGGATACGATCCCACGAATTCGTGAACACCCAACGGCGGCTGGGCACGGCGCACACCGGGATAATGACTGCCTTGGACTTGCGAGCCAGCAGGGCGATTCCCGGTTGGGCCTTTCCACGCGGACCCTGGGGACCATCGATCGCGATTGCTGCGGGGCCGTGGTTACGGACGTGCCGAATGGCTTGTTGCAATGCAACCGCGCCGCCCTTGTTGCCCTGACCGCTGCTGCCCCGAATGGGCGTCACACCACACCGGCGTAGGGCGGGGACGACCAAATCACCGTCCGATGATCGCGATGCCATGGCCGCGACGCCCGGTTCGACCGAACAGATGCAAGCCATTTGATGGCAATGCAAAAGGGCATAAGTCAGGGGAATGCCCTGCTGTCGCAATATTTGCCGCGGATCGTTGTGATATCGCCGTCGGCACGTTTGGCGCACCGTCAACATCGCAATTCCGAATAGCCAAGCGACCAGACGTTTCATTGGGGCGAATTCAAAACCGGACCGACCAGAACACTGTCAATCGCGGGCCTGGACCGAAAACGGACGCCCGCACTGGACCGGGAATACCAGGATCTTTCGTGGGGGTAAACGCCGATTTTCCGGTCCGAGGCGGGTGGGGACTTGGCCGCCAAGAATTCCTCGCCGCGATTGCGCCGAACCCACCCTGTAACAACACTTAACATTCGCCTGAAAACCCGTCATTTGCGTGATTCAGCCGGAAAAGACGCCTATACTGCGATGGTCCTGCGACATTCTTTACCTCAACCGACCACCCAGCCACGGAAAGAACACACCATGATCCGAACTTTTGCCGCTTCGTTGACGCTACTCGTGTTTGCCTCGATTGCATCGGCCCATTGCCAAGTGCCGTGTGGAATTTATGGCGACCAGATGCGGTTCGAACAAATGCTGGAAGACGAGCACACGATCAGCAAAGCTCAGTTGCAGTTGAACGAGCTTAGCTCGGGAGACATCGACGCCCAGGCAATCAACCAGATGGGCCGTTGGACGCTGACCAAAGAACAGCATGCCACACGGATTCAGGAAACCATCGCCGCCTATTTCATGGCCCAGCGGATCAAGCCCGATGGCGACGGCTATGGAAAAAAGTTGATGGCCGCCCACGCTGTGATGATCGCCGCGATGAAAGCAAAGCAGTCCGCTGATCCCGCCACGGCGAAAGCCTTGGAAAAGTCGATCTTCGATTTCTATCGGGCTTACGAAGGCAAAGAACCCGACTTCGAGCACACCCACTGATCCCGCCGTCGAATCACGGTTGATTTCCCGCCGACCGATCAGGGGTTCGTCCAACGTGCATGCGAACGGCGTTGTCTCGTTCGCCCTACCCCGCCCTGTTCCATCCGGCCCATCGGGTCGACGTTGGACACCCTGATCCGGTCACCCCGACCCTACCGAAATTACCAACGCATGTTTTCAGTTGTTTTTCGCCAGGTTGTCCGCTGCGCTGTTGGCAAGGCACCTCACCTTTGCTTCGGGATCGGCTTGTTCCTGATCGCGTCAACGGTTGTGGCCGAATCGGCGAATGACAAACCGGCGATGGACGAAACCGCGGTGGACTTTGCCCGTGAAGTCCAGCCGATCTTGGCCAAGCATTGCTATGCCTGCCACGGACCGGACGAAGCGGAGGGTGGACTGCGCTTGACCGACCGCGACGGCGCTATGGCCGAAACCGACAGCGGCGAAGTCGCGATCGTTCCGGGTGATGCGGACGCCAGCCATTTGATCGAACGCATCACCGCGGATGAAGATTCGTGGGTCGACCCGATGCCGCCCGAGGGCGATCGTGTTTCTGCCGCCGACGTTGAAATCTTGCGGCGTTGGATTGACCAAGGTGCCCCTTGGAAAAATCACTGGGCATTCGAACCAGTCAGTGCACCGGAGATTCCCGCCGTTCCTGGGCACCCGGAGATTAGTCAT is from Crateriforma conspicua and encodes:
- a CDS encoding lysophospholipid acyltransferase family protein, which gives rise to MKRLVAWLFGIAMLTVRQTCRRRYHNDPRQILRQQGIPLTYALLHCHQMACICSVEPGVAAMASRSSDGDLVVPALRRCGVTPIRGSSGQGNKGGAVALQQAIRHVRNHGPAAIAIDGPQGPRGKAQPGIALLARKSKAVIIPVCAVPSRRWVFTNSWDRIQIPMPFCTIDIYAGEPIDPSDGLSAREIIQQVEAKLLDLEQRFDPEEAQFHYTASSEKDSGSSTAVDTDTTAKAVAA
- a CDS encoding superoxide dismutase [Ni], whose amino-acid sequence is MIRTFAASLTLLVFASIASAHCQVPCGIYGDQMRFEQMLEDEHTISKAQLQLNELSSGDIDAQAINQMGRWTLTKEQHATRIQETIAAYFMAQRIKPDGDGYGKKLMAAHAVMIAAMKAKQSADPATAKALEKSIFDFYRAYEGKEPDFEHTH
- a CDS encoding cytochrome c family protein → MLRVILVFLIWVASLAVADAAGPATRTSDASSGGSSRGDFDLLLHARPADPAHVLGNDACVKCHANEINVWKKTPHATTFDELHRRPEARQIARNLKLRSIKHDGRCVACHYTQQQTDQGSLAAIAGVSCESCHAAAKQWLDIHHDYGSPETTRQSESPAHRAERLRRSIAAGMRNPDNVYLVAQSCYRCHTTADEELVNVGGHSAGSEDFEFVAWSQGSIRHNFVRSDGAHNQTSDVKRLRVMFVAGMLADLEASLTATAQATQKAKYGVTAAGRTARAAKRLRSVSEKIDDPYVAASLKVFDGVQLKLNNRESLNKAAQTIAKLGYLFAAKNDGSSLSSLDPFIPPPETWK
- a CDS encoding MMPL family transporter, which produces MPTATPRRWTTWVVRYHKWIVLFWIALAVAVRSTAPTWDRVALDGDFDYLPADLTSVAGGRLLNQAFPGERSRSQLVFLLCRDDGELTKQDEILGLDLLRRLYHRLAEASWQRAIRYGYESGPTDPDQPYASWIALTRAALDEAIRTDEAFYDAISESVPDTSPTPTEPRMAIAYWDRGNLLRSLHEPDDAIARDVEAAVVFCPTIATETRPIAERDIDGWDHLIDIWSWNDSLVGGKLRTDQARLVVGRLSTELASTSNIATFEAAGDLIRNTVAYSDRFVEPGVRLHLTGSAAIGGETLSASRDAIRYTEWFTVGMILVLLTLVYRSPLLVMIPIVSIGVALVVASGTMTHLASLSATGALPLPDLRIFTTSRIFIVVILFGAGTDYCLFLIARLREESTIRSWPKACASALSNVSGALLGSALTTIVGLGTLAFADFGKFQSTGPVIAVCLFIALLVCLSLTPAILYWIGPIAFWPMKITENRMPTLTLSGSWKESGGVKSRTWSQIALMLTRAPAMTLGIGMVLLLIPAGYGYVHESDVTYDMSGQLGAKSVTTRGMAALRNHFSIGEINPVTLMMVAPKSLPGDDLQQQVKSLSETLYGIDGVIAVRTADDPLGERKRGLFSRDALFRRALRNHRIAQRHFFSDVPEYAGRLIRMDVVLEGNPFDQQTAQLLENLSDRLNSMTNESSGNWTDYDLYLTGTTPSIVDLRQVTIRDNRTIKIAVILAVLCVLVLVIRRIGVSVYLILTVLLSYYATLGLTVIFFSSLYGDSFLGLDWKLPLFLFVILVAVGQDYNVYLVTRILEEQRKGGWLMAVRRSVARTGGIISACGLVMAATFFSMTASAWFPSLIQWIGVAVEQPTTLQGIIQLGFALGLGVLIDTFYVRTILVPSFFAMLGRAA
- a CDS encoding secretin N-terminal domain-containing protein is translated as MGVGFLWLFAGPAWAQPQAIVQTPSGPVAVATAGPGAPKGAPGGPPGRPQPGPPGKDAKNADEKAGDASAEKPEDPKVIRRETLDGKEADPEELKVGVGPDGKVAFAFRNQPWVDLIQWLAEISEQPLDWQELPADRVNLASPGRYTVDQTRDLFNRHLLARGYTLLELDGGITVVKTESINPGMVRRVEESDLDSLQPHTFVRALMDVGWLSSEKLAEELKPMISSNGRLTALTTTNRIEAMDAAINLRQIAELLQQERDVASRDALAPEFRLVHIPAEEAKQMLEEFLGVEEKSSAPMTPQQMQMMQRMQQQNGNKPPAAKKETEISIVANTRQNSVLIRGPRDKIATATEFVRRIDVPSDSFQTLDDIKSRVQAFRLKSLDAEKLIDIVTEMNVLQPKTHIRVDTDNSAVIVSGAAVDRFIVKELIDQLDGSGRRFEVLQLRRLAAEEVAESIAFLMGQEEEDDDDNQSRRYYYYGYGGGGGDDKKEADQFRVAPNARYNQVLLWANENEMNEVRSLLVKLGELPPPGGNRETFRVVEAASTPETYEYLQRLKSQFEQMTGKEIRLPDEENFTSPISDPDESSDADDGSDDENPDGKDQAENDETSDESADDESKSKNGENDSPDSDEGQPVEPLAQPAASNLTTGVSTVQGQFLVTENEIASNENETTEPPLSDTIQSMEDFDRQFRDRIRRSVEAQAAKDADADETPIDIIVDDDGNLVLRSNDTDALDSLEELMLKIRPPQREYVVFHLKHARASMITIDLEDYFATEEEEESDADRFYRYWFYDDSNSSSDKPSGLAAGSRLKFVYNIETNTLVVSGATPSQLRTIRELVELWDVPEPVDDSRARFTKLVKIQYGRAETIAQTLKDAYRDLLSGNDKAFGAKNNAKNGRQDENQERNENGGGGGLTDSQSGQDSGGGGYSFKGKLSFGIDEIGNTLLISAEGKSLLELMEEMVRQLDEAAQPGGDVEVLRIGGNLSGQSLQQALEAFGLDGSDREGNDNDNRPANGGVERGPRRGGNGRPFNPAAAQGYLRN